In Marinobacter sp. es.048, the following proteins share a genomic window:
- the bamB gene encoding outer membrane protein assembly factor BamB, protein MPVLRDRISKRGFFLGLALLAALSGCSTTDTFEQPVPVPEIEASAEFKRIWSMSVGDGHDGDFLYLAPLNTGDLIYAASADGELYAVETDSGRVVWESEFEERIFSGLGGDGQYLYLTTENADLVALSREDGSEVWRQPLPTEVLSSPQSNGSLVVAQTTDGKVLGFSTTDGEKLWQYDGTVPVLSMRASAAPLVGGDVVIASFASGKLIALTAASGQPMWQYEVGQAQGRTELERLVDVTGQPLVIETAVMVVGYQGKLALVDIRTGQEIWSRNASSLYSPMIGGGQIYLASANGDIVALRGSDRREVWTQDRLAWRQLTQPMVYEDYLVVGDFEGYLHAIDREDGKLVGQLEFDDEGIRVPAQRLPNGNLLVFGNSGKMAVFQVKPQD, encoded by the coding sequence ATGCCGGTACTCCGCGACAGGATCTCGAAACGCGGATTTTTCCTGGGGCTGGCGCTTCTTGCTGCGCTTTCCGGCTGCAGCACCACGGATACATTTGAACAACCTGTTCCGGTTCCCGAGATTGAGGCCTCCGCCGAATTCAAGAGAATCTGGAGCATGTCCGTGGGCGACGGTCATGATGGTGATTTTCTCTACTTGGCGCCACTGAATACGGGTGATCTTATATACGCGGCATCGGCGGACGGTGAGCTTTATGCAGTGGAAACGGATTCCGGCAGGGTTGTCTGGGAATCAGAATTTGAGGAGCGCATTTTTTCTGGTCTTGGCGGTGATGGGCAGTACCTCTACCTGACCACCGAGAACGCCGATCTGGTAGCCCTTTCCCGTGAGGATGGTTCCGAGGTATGGCGCCAGCCCTTGCCCACGGAAGTCCTGTCGTCGCCCCAGTCCAACGGCTCCCTCGTGGTGGCCCAGACGACCGATGGCAAAGTTCTCGGTTTCAGCACCACCGATGGTGAAAAACTCTGGCAGTACGATGGCACAGTGCCGGTTCTGTCCATGAGGGCTTCTGCGGCACCCCTGGTCGGTGGTGACGTGGTCATTGCTTCTTTCGCCAGTGGCAAACTGATTGCGCTGACTGCGGCCTCGGGTCAGCCCATGTGGCAGTACGAAGTTGGCCAGGCCCAGGGGCGCACCGAACTCGAAAGGCTGGTTGACGTGACGGGGCAACCCCTGGTTATTGAGACCGCGGTCATGGTGGTTGGTTACCAGGGCAAACTTGCCCTGGTTGATATTCGCACCGGGCAGGAGATCTGGAGCCGGAATGCATCCAGCCTTTACTCGCCGATGATTGGTGGCGGCCAGATCTATCTTGCCTCGGCCAATGGCGACATTGTTGCCCTTAGGGGCTCGGACCGCCGGGAAGTCTGGACCCAGGACCGTCTTGCCTGGCGCCAGCTGACCCAGCCAATGGTTTACGAAGACTATCTGGTGGTAGGCGATTTCGAAGGCTACCTGCATGCCATTGACCGCGAGGATGGCAAGCTGGTTGGGCAGCTGGAGTTCGACGATGAGGGTATCCGCGTACCGGCACAACGCCTTCCGAATGGTAACCTGCTGGTTTTTGGCAACAGCGGAAAGATGGCCGTATTCCAGGTTAAGCCGCAGGATTGA
- a CDS encoding YfgM family protein, whose translation MAELRTEEEQIQAIKDWWKKNGSSLLIGIGAALAIVFGWQAWQNHQTQQRTEAANQFANLLNAFSDQADETSGETVAFVAQTLREDYTDSAYAVYGNLILARQQLMQDGNAEAAVESLQWALEKTGEHEGLALVVRNRLARAQFTAGQYEDALATIDGAGNADSFDAMYSELRGDILLAQGDRDGAREAYLAAREQSQQGRSGILELKLADLGVGEDA comes from the coding sequence ATGGCAGAGTTGCGCACCGAAGAAGAACAGATCCAGGCGATCAAGGACTGGTGGAAAAAGAACGGCAGTTCTTTGCTGATCGGCATTGGTGCGGCCCTGGCCATTGTGTTTGGCTGGCAGGCCTGGCAGAACCACCAGACCCAGCAGCGGACCGAGGCCGCCAACCAGTTCGCCAACCTGCTCAATGCTTTCAGTGACCAGGCCGATGAGACCAGCGGTGAGACCGTCGCTTTCGTGGCGCAGACTCTCCGGGAAGACTACACGGACAGTGCCTATGCGGTATACGGCAACCTGATCCTGGCCCGTCAGCAGCTGATGCAGGATGGCAATGCGGAGGCCGCTGTTGAGTCGCTGCAGTGGGCGCTGGAAAAGACCGGTGAGCACGAGGGTTTGGCACTTGTGGTCCGCAATCGTCTGGCTCGCGCCCAGTTTACCGCAGGGCAGTACGAAGATGCTCTGGCCACCATCGACGGTGCCGGCAATGCCGATTCGTTTGATGCCATGTATTCCGAACTTCGTGGCGATATCCTGCTTGCGCAGGGCGACCGCGATGGCGCCCGTGAGGCCTACCTTGCTGCCCGTGAGCAGAGTCAACAGGGCCGTAGCGGTATTCTGGAACTGAAACTGGCAGACCTTGGCGTCGGGGAGGATGCCTGA
- the hisS gene encoding histidine--tRNA ligase gives MAKIQAIRGMNDILPEQTPVWQFVESTVRRVLAQYGYQEIRMPIVEQTDLFKRSIGEVTDIVEKEMYTFEDRNGDSLTLRPEGTAGCVRAAEEHGLLFNQTRRLWYTGSMFRHERPQKGRYRQFHQIGVECFGMTGPDIDAELLILTARLWKELGLAGHTRLEINSIGTSESRRVYRTALVDYLSQFKSDLDADSQRRLESNPLRILDSKDPSTRKILENAPSLDTYLDDESRGHFERLRALLDAAGVEYSVNPALVRGLDYYGKTVFEWITDSLGAQGTVCAGGRYDGLVEQLGGKPTFAVGFAMGLERLILLLETLELVPDYVNSNADIYVTAMGDVALAPALILAEKLRAALPERVIVSHCGGGSFKSQMKKADRSGARYAVVLGENEVANGTAGLKPLRADEPQTEIHQDELAATLAAALAN, from the coding sequence TTGGCAAAGATTCAGGCAATTCGCGGGATGAACGATATCCTGCCGGAGCAGACGCCCGTGTGGCAGTTTGTGGAATCCACGGTGCGCCGGGTACTGGCCCAGTATGGCTATCAGGAAATCCGCATGCCGATTGTGGAACAGACCGACCTGTTCAAGCGATCGATTGGCGAAGTCACCGACATTGTCGAAAAGGAAATGTACACCTTTGAAGATCGCAACGGTGACAGCCTGACGCTGCGCCCGGAGGGTACAGCTGGTTGTGTTCGGGCAGCCGAGGAACATGGTTTGCTGTTCAATCAGACCCGCCGGCTCTGGTATACCGGATCCATGTTCCGGCATGAACGTCCACAAAAAGGGCGCTATCGCCAATTCCACCAGATTGGCGTGGAATGTTTCGGTATGACTGGTCCTGACATCGATGCAGAGTTGCTGATACTGACCGCAAGACTCTGGAAAGAGCTGGGGCTTGCTGGGCATACCCGGCTGGAAATCAATTCTATCGGAACGTCCGAGTCCCGTCGGGTTTACCGCACAGCCCTGGTGGATTACCTGAGTCAGTTCAAGTCGGACCTGGATGCCGACAGCCAACGTCGTCTGGAATCCAATCCGCTTCGCATTCTTGACAGCAAGGATCCTTCCACCCGCAAGATCCTGGAAAACGCGCCCAGCCTGGACACCTATCTTGATGACGAATCCCGTGGGCATTTCGAGCGTCTGAGAGCACTGCTGGATGCCGCGGGCGTAGAGTATTCAGTGAATCCAGCGTTGGTTCGAGGTCTGGATTATTACGGCAAGACCGTCTTTGAATGGATAACCGACAGCCTTGGGGCCCAGGGCACAGTGTGCGCTGGTGGCCGATATGATGGCCTGGTGGAACAGCTCGGTGGCAAGCCGACGTTTGCGGTTGGTTTTGCCATGGGCCTCGAGCGCCTAATTTTGCTGCTGGAAACGCTTGAGCTGGTTCCTGATTATGTGAACAGCAATGCCGATATTTATGTGACGGCAATGGGTGACGTTGCGTTGGCTCCAGCTCTTATACTGGCTGAAAAACTGCGTGCAGCCTTGCCGGAGCGGGTTATTGTTTCCCATTGTGGCGGCGGTAGTTTCAAAAGCCAGATGAAGAAGGCCGATCGAAGTGGTGCCAGGTACGCGGTGGTTCTGGGAGAGAACGAGGTGGCCAATGGAACCGCGGGACTGAAACCCTTGCGTGCTGATGAGCCGCAAACCGAGATTCATCAGGACGAGCTGGCCGCTACTCTGGCAGCTGCGTTGGCCAACTGA
- the ispG gene encoding flavodoxin-dependent (E)-4-hydroxy-3-methylbut-2-enyl-diphosphate synthase, translating to MKQDSPIIRRKSRQIMVGNVPVGGDAPIAVQSMTNTNTCDVEATVGQITALQEAGADIVRVSVPSMDAAEAFGKIREQVSLPLVADIHFDHKIALRVAELGVDCLRINPGNIGRDDRVSAVISAARDGNIPIRIGVNAGSLEKSLQRKYGEPTADALVESAMRHIDILDRHDFQDFKVSLKASEVFMTVDAYRKIAQQIEQPLHLGITEAGGLRSGTVKSSIGLGMLLMDGIGDTIRVSLAADPVQEIKVGFDILKSLRLRSRGINFIACPSCSRQNFDVIQTMNDLEARLEDVNDSLDVAIIGCIVNGPGEAKVADLGLTGGSPKNLFYMAGKPNQKLDNATLTDDLERLIREEVARRKEQEDSIIVRSDS from the coding sequence ATGAAACAGGATTCTCCGATTATCAGACGCAAGTCCCGCCAGATCATGGTGGGCAATGTTCCTGTGGGTGGCGACGCGCCGATTGCGGTGCAGAGCATGACCAACACCAACACCTGCGACGTGGAGGCCACGGTTGGCCAGATCACAGCACTGCAGGAAGCGGGTGCGGACATCGTGCGGGTTTCTGTGCCTTCCATGGACGCTGCAGAGGCGTTCGGAAAGATTCGGGAGCAGGTATCCCTGCCGCTGGTCGCGGACATACACTTCGATCACAAAATCGCCCTCAGGGTGGCGGAGTTGGGTGTCGACTGTCTTCGTATCAACCCGGGGAATATCGGTCGCGATGATCGCGTCAGTGCTGTTATCAGTGCAGCCCGGGACGGCAACATTCCTATTCGTATCGGTGTGAATGCCGGTTCTCTGGAGAAATCACTTCAGCGTAAATACGGTGAGCCCACGGCAGACGCGCTGGTGGAATCCGCCATGCGCCACATTGATATCCTGGATCGTCATGACTTCCAGGACTTCAAGGTGAGCCTGAAAGCGTCCGAGGTGTTCATGACCGTGGATGCCTACCGCAAGATCGCCCAACAGATTGAGCAGCCGCTGCATTTGGGTATTACCGAAGCCGGTGGCCTGCGTTCGGGCACGGTTAAATCTTCCATTGGTCTTGGCATGCTTCTGATGGATGGCATCGGCGACACCATACGGGTGTCTCTCGCGGCGGACCCGGTGCAGGAAATCAAAGTGGGTTTCGATATTCTAAAGAGTCTTCGCCTGCGAAGCCGCGGCATCAATTTCATCGCCTGTCCGAGCTGTTCACGTCAGAACTTTGATGTCATCCAGACCATGAATGATCTGGAGGCGAGACTGGAGGATGTGAATGACTCCCTCGATGTGGCCATTATCGGATGCATCGTCAATGGACCGGGTGAAGCTAAAGTTGCCGACCTCGGACTTACTGGTGGTAGCCCCAAGAATCTTTTCTACATGGCAGGCAAGCCAAACCAGAAGCTGGACAACGCCACACTGACTGATGATCTGGAGCGCCTGATTCGCGAGGAAGTGGCACGTCGCAAGGAACAGGAAGACTCGATCATTGTACGTTCGGACAGCTGA
- a CDS encoding RodZ domain-containing protein, protein MATEENSQPAMKEPVGQQLQKAREKAGLGTGDVAAAQHLRPSVIQAIESGDYSQIDSELFLKGYVRAYAEQVGLDADAVIADLDQELEPIRQQREQEQEANPLVDIERRRRRKRQLAKALFFLVVLGIAGYLAFTFLVPEQGAAPSEAVTEPEVAPEGQGETEALAESERSEPEVVARVENPEPAVVESDAVAAEQRESLVEAIEPDAGEAQAPIEMADTATVEDTRSEPAGAVTEQIPAVVQTPEPVLENPNGLSEVADTGRLEIRFSDDCWVQVSDAAGNRLVNSLQRNGDQIDVAGPAPLRVVIGAVDAVESIRFEGEPVDIGGYRVVNNRSEFTLTI, encoded by the coding sequence ATGGCAACTGAAGAAAACTCACAGCCAGCGATGAAGGAGCCCGTAGGGCAGCAGCTTCAGAAGGCACGGGAAAAAGCCGGTCTTGGTACCGGGGATGTCGCCGCAGCGCAGCATTTGCGCCCGTCAGTCATACAGGCGATAGAGTCGGGAGATTACAGCCAGATTGACAGTGAACTCTTTCTGAAAGGGTATGTCAGGGCTTATGCAGAACAGGTGGGGCTGGATGCGGATGCGGTGATTGCCGATCTGGATCAGGAACTGGAGCCAATCCGGCAACAGAGAGAACAGGAGCAGGAAGCCAATCCTCTGGTTGATATCGAGCGTCGCAGACGTCGGAAACGCCAGCTGGCAAAAGCTCTTTTCTTCCTGGTCGTTCTGGGCATTGCCGGTTATCTGGCCTTTACCTTCCTGGTTCCTGAGCAGGGTGCGGCGCCCTCGGAGGCGGTAACAGAGCCTGAGGTTGCACCAGAAGGTCAGGGTGAGACGGAGGCATTGGCCGAGTCAGAACGCTCCGAGCCTGAAGTGGTAGCGCGTGTTGAAAATCCGGAGCCTGCGGTCGTGGAATCAGATGCGGTGGCCGCAGAGCAGCGGGAATCGTTGGTGGAAGCGATTGAACCGGATGCTGGCGAGGCTCAGGCTCCAATAGAAATGGCAGATACGGCAACTGTTGAAGACACACGGTCGGAGCCTGCCGGGGCGGTCACCGAGCAGATTCCTGCGGTTGTTCAGACTCCCGAGCCGGTGCTTGAAAATCCAAACGGGCTGTCTGAAGTGGCGGACACCGGTCGCCTTGAGATTCGCTTCAGCGATGATTGTTGGGTTCAGGTCAGTGATGCCGCGGGTAACCGGTTGGTAAATTCGCTTCAGCGCAACGGAGATCAGATTGATGTTGCCGGACCAGCACCGCTACGGGTTGTAATTGGCGCGGTTGATGCGGTCGAATCCATCCGTTTCGAGGGTGAGCCTGTGGATATCGGTGGCTACCGGGTTGTCAACAACCGGTCAGAATTTACCCTGACAATCTGA
- the pilW gene encoding type IV pilus biogenesis/stability protein PilW has protein sequence MLAAMLLTLLVTGCVTTTDSRFSREADRQEALDNYVKLATAYIGQGNLERARHHLDRALKLDSDDPGARAAMGLVYNAEGEPELAERNFKKAISEDPAYTRARVYYGAFLFGQDRMDDARDQFRAATRDTGYQDRGSVFFNLGMTQERLGELEAAATSYRRSVELTRGDARSLLALSRVSVETGNYDDAARYYSRLISLMQRNQRLVHSPESLLTGIRIARYYSDENQEASLALQLRNKFPESVEYQQYKVLISNGN, from the coding sequence ATGTTAGCCGCTATGCTGCTGACTCTGCTGGTTACAGGTTGTGTTACTACTACTGACAGTCGTTTTTCACGGGAAGCGGATCGGCAGGAAGCCCTCGATAACTATGTGAAACTGGCCACCGCTTATATCGGCCAGGGTAATCTTGAGCGGGCCCGTCATCATCTGGACAGAGCGCTCAAGCTGGATTCAGATGATCCTGGCGCCAGGGCAGCCATGGGCCTGGTTTATAACGCCGAGGGTGAGCCGGAGCTGGCCGAGCGTAACTTCAAAAAGGCGATTTCCGAGGATCCGGCCTATACCAGGGCGCGGGTTTATTACGGTGCTTTTCTGTTCGGGCAGGATCGGATGGACGATGCTCGCGACCAGTTCCGCGCTGCCACCCGGGACACCGGTTATCAGGATCGCGGCTCCGTATTCTTTAACCTGGGCATGACTCAGGAACGGCTCGGCGAGCTTGAGGCTGCTGCCACGTCCTATCGCCGGTCGGTGGAGCTGACTCGAGGCGATGCCCGCTCCTTGTTGGCGCTTTCACGGGTTTCTGTTGAAACCGGCAATTACGACGATGCGGCTCGTTACTATTCGCGCCTGATTTCACTGATGCAAAGAAATCAGCGCCTGGTTCACTCACCGGAGAGCCTTCTTACCGGCATCCGTATTGCGCGCTATTACAGTGATGAAAACCAGGAAGCGAGCCTTGCGCTTCAGCTCAGAAACAAATTTCCGGAGTCAGTCGAATACCAACAATATAAGGTGCTGATTTCTAATGGCAACTGA
- the rlmN gene encoding 23S rRNA (adenine(2503)-C(2))-methyltransferase RlmN, producing the protein MTAAAEKTNLLGMPKAKLEAFFETLGEKRFRATQVLQWIHQRGADDFDQMTNMSKALREKLKQVAEIRGPEVVYDETSKDGTRKWVMRMDNGNSVETVLIPDGERGTLCVSSQIGCSLDCTFCSTGKRGFNRNLTAAEVIGQVWVARKAFMPFEPGPDRPITNVVMMGMGEPLLNFDNVVDAMNLMMEDLAYGISKRRVTLSTSGVVPALDRLSEVTDVSLAISLHAPNDELRNKLVPLNKKYPIAELLAATKRYFARLPDKRKATIEYTVIEGMNDQPEHAQELAVILRDLPCKINLIPFNPFPESDFRRPSMNATRRFQTVLNEAGYIATIRTTRGDDIDAACGQLVGRVEDRTRRSQRYIQVQQVNP; encoded by the coding sequence ATGACAGCGGCCGCTGAAAAAACCAATCTTCTGGGGATGCCGAAAGCAAAGCTCGAGGCTTTCTTCGAAACCCTGGGGGAGAAGCGTTTTCGTGCCACTCAGGTTCTACAGTGGATCCATCAGCGTGGCGCTGATGACTTCGATCAAATGACCAATATGAGCAAGGCGCTGCGGGAAAAACTGAAGCAGGTTGCCGAGATCCGTGGTCCCGAAGTGGTTTACGACGAAACGTCCAAAGACGGTACCCGCAAATGGGTGATGCGCATGGACAATGGCAACAGCGTCGAGACCGTGCTGATTCCGGATGGGGAGCGAGGCACGCTTTGCGTTTCGTCACAGATCGGTTGCAGTCTCGACTGTACCTTTTGCTCCACGGGAAAGCGCGGGTTCAACCGCAATCTCACCGCGGCAGAAGTCATCGGCCAGGTTTGGGTTGCGCGCAAGGCCTTCATGCCTTTTGAGCCGGGCCCGGATCGGCCGATTACCAATGTGGTGATGATGGGGATGGGCGAGCCCCTGCTCAATTTCGACAATGTCGTAGATGCCATGAACCTTATGATGGAGGATCTGGCCTATGGGATCTCCAAGCGCCGGGTCACCCTGAGCACGTCAGGTGTTGTACCGGCTTTGGACCGGTTGTCGGAAGTTACCGATGTTTCACTGGCCATTTCCCTGCATGCGCCGAATGATGAACTGCGTAACAAACTGGTTCCGTTGAATAAAAAGTACCCGATTGCCGAATTGCTGGCCGCGACCAAGCGCTACTTTGCCCGGTTGCCGGACAAGCGCAAGGCTACGATAGAGTACACCGTGATTGAGGGGATGAATGATCAACCGGAGCACGCCCAAGAGCTCGCGGTGATTTTGCGGGATCTGCCGTGCAAGATCAATCTGATCCCATTCAACCCGTTCCCGGAGAGCGATTTCCGAAGGCCGAGTATGAATGCGACCCGACGGTTCCAGACGGTTCTGAATGAGGCTGGCTATATTGCGACCATCAGAACCACCCGGGGCGACGATATCGATGCCGCTTGTGGTCAGCTGGTAGGTCGGGTTGAAGACAGAACCCGTCGTAGCCAGAGGTACATTCAGGTTCAGCAGGTGAACCCCTGA
- the ndk gene encoding nucleoside-diphosphate kinase, which yields MATERTLSIIKPDAVAKNVIGEIYSRFEKAGLNIVAAKMMHLTQEQAEGFYAEHKERPFFNDLVAFMTSGPVVVQVLEGEGAILKNRDLMGATNPKEADAGTIRADFASSIDANAVHGSDSAASAEREIAYFFNDNEICPRG from the coding sequence ATGGCAACTGAGCGCACGCTCTCGATTATCAAGCCTGACGCGGTAGCAAAAAACGTGATCGGTGAAATCTACAGCCGCTTCGAGAAAGCTGGCCTGAACATTGTTGCTGCCAAAATGATGCACCTCACCCAGGAGCAGGCAGAAGGTTTTTACGCAGAGCACAAAGAGCGTCCGTTCTTTAACGACCTGGTTGCATTCATGACCTCCGGTCCGGTGGTTGTGCAGGTCCTGGAAGGCGAAGGCGCGATCCTGAAAAATCGTGATCTGATGGGCGCGACCAATCCGAAAGAAGCCGATGCCGGCACTATTCGTGCGGATTTCGCATCTTCTATCGACGCGAACGCCGTCCACGGCTCTGATTCCGCGGCTTCTGCCGAGCGCGAAATCGCTTACTTCTTCAATGACAACGAGATCTGCCCGCGGGGCTGA
- a CDS encoding IscS subfamily cysteine desulfurase: MKKPVYMDYAATTPVDPAVADEMMKYLTLDDVFGNPASRTHAYGWQAEAAVEAARKQVASLVHADPREIVWTSGATESDNLAIKGAVAGRQGVHIVTSRIEHKAVVDTCKWLEHQGTEVTWLDPAADGAIGLDQVLDALKKNTVLVSLMLVNNELGTINDIAAIGAELRQRGILFHVDAAQAAGKMAIDVSSMPVDLLALSGHKVYGPKGVGALYVRRSPDVRIEAQIHGGGHERGMRSGTLPTHQIVGMGKAFAIAQSALEEEVEKLEALRESFLAGLQSLEGVTLNGSESRRVPGILNLSFEGVDAESLMLGLRDLAVSSGSACASATVEPSYVLRGIGLSDEQAHRALRFSIGRYTTEEEMVFASSQIVDVVSRLRAVR; the protein is encoded by the coding sequence ATGAAAAAGCCCGTTTATATGGACTACGCGGCTACGACGCCCGTTGATCCAGCCGTTGCCGATGAAATGATGAAATACCTCACGCTGGATGATGTATTCGGCAATCCTGCATCCCGCACCCACGCCTATGGTTGGCAGGCAGAAGCTGCAGTGGAAGCTGCACGCAAACAGGTCGCCAGCCTCGTTCACGCTGATCCACGGGAAATTGTCTGGACATCGGGTGCAACGGAATCAGACAACCTTGCCATCAAGGGTGCGGTTGCCGGCCGGCAGGGCGTTCATATTGTTACATCCAGGATCGAGCACAAAGCGGTTGTTGATACCTGCAAGTGGCTCGAGCATCAGGGTACTGAAGTCACTTGGCTGGATCCGGCAGCCGATGGAGCCATCGGTTTAGATCAGGTGTTGGATGCGCTGAAGAAAAATACCGTCCTCGTGAGCCTGATGTTGGTGAATAACGAGCTGGGAACTATTAACGATATTGCCGCCATTGGTGCTGAATTGCGTCAAAGGGGCATTCTTTTTCACGTGGACGCCGCCCAGGCCGCCGGCAAGATGGCAATTGATGTCAGCTCCATGCCAGTGGATCTGTTAGCGCTTTCCGGGCACAAGGTCTATGGCCCGAAGGGCGTTGGCGCCTTGTATGTCAGGCGTTCACCGGATGTTCGTATTGAGGCGCAGATTCATGGTGGTGGGCATGAGCGAGGGATGCGTTCAGGAACACTCCCTACCCACCAGATTGTCGGTATGGGGAAGGCGTTCGCCATCGCCCAATCTGCGCTTGAGGAGGAGGTGGAGAAGCTGGAGGCTCTGCGCGAGTCGTTTTTGGCGGGGCTCCAGTCTCTCGAGGGTGTCACCCTCAACGGCAGTGAATCCCGGCGCGTTCCAGGCATCCTGAATCTTTCCTTTGAAGGGGTAGATGCGGAGTCCCTGATGCTGGGCCTCCGGGATCTGGCGGTATCGTCCGGTTCGGCCTGCGCTTCAGCCACGGTAGAGCCCTCATACGTACTCCGTGGCATTGGGTTGAGTGATGAACAGGCCCATCGGGCGCTGCGTTTTTCCATCGGCCGGTATACCACGGAAGAGGAAATGGTCTTTGCCAGCTCGCAAATAGTTGATGTTGTTAGCCGGCTCCGCGCAGTGCGGTAG
- the iscR gene encoding Fe-S cluster assembly transcriptional regulator IscR, with protein MKLTTKGRYAVTAMLDLALHGDQGPVSLADISARQEISLSYLEQLFSRLRRQKLVVSIRGPGGGYRLSRPAADLYIAEVVDAVSESLDTTRCGNKGDCQNGEKCLTHHLWSDLSDQIHQFLSEISLGDLMRKHEIRQVADRQNRRQSDSGSETINTERLSDQAPA; from the coding sequence ATGAAGTTGACCACCAAAGGCCGCTATGCCGTAACGGCAATGCTGGATCTGGCTCTGCATGGAGACCAGGGGCCGGTGAGTCTCGCCGATATTTCGGCCCGTCAGGAAATCTCACTGTCCTATCTGGAACAGCTTTTCTCCCGTCTCCGCCGCCAGAAGCTCGTAGTCAGTATTCGCGGTCCCGGTGGTGGATACAGGCTCAGTCGTCCTGCGGCTGATCTGTACATTGCCGAAGTTGTTGATGCCGTCAGCGAATCGCTGGATACGACGCGGTGCGGCAACAAAGGTGATTGCCAGAATGGCGAGAAATGCCTGACCCACCATCTCTGGTCTGATCTTAGTGATCAGATTCATCAGTTTCTCAGTGAGATCAGTCTCGGAGATCTGATGAGAAAGCATGAAATTCGCCAGGTTGCGGACCGGCAGAATCGCCGCCAGTCCGACAGTGGCTCTGAAACCATCAATACCGAACGCCTGTCCGATCAGGCGCCGGCCTGA
- the cysE gene encoding serine O-acetyltransferase — MFERLREDINSVFHRDPAARNTFEVLTNYPGLHALLFHRFSHWLWSLGLKWLARTISTIARWLTGIEIHPGATIGRRFFIDHGMGVVIGETTVIGDDVTLYQGVTLGGTSWNKGKRHPTIGDSVVVGAGAKILGPFEVGEGAKIGSNSVVTKEVPAGATVVGIPGRVIIKRKGEDDARRKEMEERMGFDAYGVTEEMPDPVARAMRSLLDHMHAVDDRIENMCKALRKVNSEYQNGELPPLQEEDFDCVRDDDEVRR; from the coding sequence ATGTTTGAGCGTTTGCGGGAAGACATAAACAGCGTGTTCCACCGGGATCCCGCCGCCAGGAACACCTTTGAGGTGCTGACTAATTACCCCGGTTTGCACGCACTGCTTTTTCATCGGTTTTCTCACTGGTTGTGGAGTCTCGGTCTGAAATGGCTTGCTCGCACTATTTCCACCATTGCCCGGTGGCTAACCGGCATCGAGATCCATCCTGGGGCAACCATTGGCCGCCGGTTCTTCATTGATCATGGCATGGGCGTGGTTATTGGCGAGACCACGGTGATCGGCGATGACGTGACCCTCTATCAAGGGGTCACCCTTGGCGGAACCAGCTGGAACAAGGGTAAGCGCCATCCCACGATCGGTGACAGTGTAGTGGTTGGTGCCGGAGCGAAGATTCTGGGGCCGTTTGAAGTAGGCGAGGGTGCCAAGATCGGTTCCAATTCAGTAGTTACCAAGGAAGTGCCCGCGGGTGCAACGGTGGTTGGTATTCCGGGGCGCGTCATCATCAAGCGCAAAGGCGAAGATGATGCGCGTCGCAAGGAGATGGAAGAACGCATGGGCTTCGATGCCTATGGTGTCACAGAGGAAATGCCAGACCCGGTTGCCCGGGCCATGCGCTCGTTGCTTGATCACATGCATGCGGTGGATGACCGCATCGAGAACATGTGCAAGGCTCTGCGCAAGGTGAACAGCGAGTACCAGAACGGCGAGTTGCCACCGTTACAGGAAGAGGACTTTGATTGCGTTCGCGACGACGATGAGGTGCGCCGGTGA